In the genome of Eriocheir sinensis breed Jianghai 21 unplaced genomic scaffold, ASM2467909v1 Scaffold706, whole genome shotgun sequence, the window tagtagtagtagtagtagtagtagtagtagtagtagtagtagtagtagtagtagtagtagtagtagtagtagtagtaggaggaggaggaggaggagtaggactaacatttccattcattttttccttccttcctttctcccttttcttcttttctctcctcctcctttccttctctctctcttcctctaattcatctccctcccttccatccttccttcctattctcttccttccctttctttatttatctccatCCTTCCTATATATCCTTccattcataagaacataagaacataagaacgcaggagtctacaagaggccggtaggcctgtacgaggcagctcctttgaccctaagctcccgtgtatctaaccccgcctaatatcgctgtccatgaatttatctagtctatttttgaatgtgacaattgtattggcactcaccacatgactgctaagcctattccactcatccaccaccctgttagtaaaccaatttttcctatgtccctgttgaatctgaatttatccagtttaaacccattacttcgtgtcctacccggttctcttaccaacaaaaccttatgaatgtctcccttattaaagcccttcacccatttataaacctcgatcatgtctccacgcacccttcgcctttctagagaatgcaagtttaactgtttgagtctttcctcgtatggcaagtttctcaacccctgaatcatcttagtcatcctcctctgcaccgattctaacattttgatatccattctatagtagggtgaccagaactgaaccgcatagtcaagatgaggtctaactaatgctaaatatagtttgaggaagacttcggggcttctgttgcttacgctccatgaaataaatcccagtaccctattagctcgatttctagcttgaatgcactgtgcccttcgacggagatcagagctcactaagactcctaaatccctctcgcacccagacctgcttatgagagtgtcatttaagcaatagttatgtgaggggttgttcctacctacactcagaatactgcacttccctacaatgaactccatctgccatttatctgcccagtcatacaatctgttgagttcaccttggagaatactagcgtcccgatccgactcaattactctaccgatcttggtatcatctgcaaatttactaacatcactactaattcctgtatctatgtcattgatataaataataaacaaaagtggacctaataccgaaccttgtgggaccccactcgtaacacatccccagtcagatcttttaccattgatttgcactctttgcttcctattgctaagccacgccttgacccagttcaaaactttaccctctactccgtgagcctgtaatttaagcaacagtcgttggtgaggaactttgtcaaacgctttactaaaatcaagatagattacatcataattttcatctctgtcaaccgcctcaaatactttattgtagaaagacaagagattggtgaggcatgacctaccttttgtgaacccatgctgcgagtcgtgaattaagctatgtttatctaaatgctcccgaatgttcctggctattatggactccagcatcttgcctataaccgatgttaagctaattgggcgatagtttgaagcagctgacctgtcccccttttttaaaaatcggcgtcacattagctactttccataggctcggcacatagccagtatttaccgacatcttaaagatgtcggttagtgggtcactgaatacatcacctaattcctttaataccctcggaaatatcccgtcaggacctggcgacttgttcttcttaagcattccttcccttccatatcctacatccaaatccctcctttcctctccttctctctcctttcctaaccTTTCATCTCCCCATCCAAATATCCTACAAAATATCCTTCTCTCCTACAGGTGGCCGTACCCTTGGCTGTCGTGGTCGCCCTGTACAGCATCCTATTAGTCCTGGCCATAAGGATGCATAAGGCTCGCTATGGAGGATCCTACACTGTCAGGGAATCCGCGAGGTCATCAAATTTCAGACTCTCCTTCATGTCCAAGAAATCACGAGTGTCCTTCAATACCACCAAgacctcaatctcctcctcctcttccacctcctccacttcaaaggccagcaggaggaggacaaggaggcagGAGATGGAGGCGCATAAGGTGGAGTTGAGGCGAagagatggtgttgatggtgttgtcactggtggtgttactggtggtggtttTAAGTCATCACCTCTGGCTAAGATTTCCGAGAGCGCGGAGTTGATTGACCGGACGGAgaatggtggtgaaagtggtggtgatagaagtagtggtggtggtggttgtggtgttgagctgtcatcaccaccaccaccactaaagcctGGCCCTGGACATAACGCCGTTCCCCAAGGAGACATCCATACCCCTGAGAATCCTACACCTCCTACGAAGGATACCACAGGGGAGGATGCACGCGCTCCTACACCCTCCCCTGGACCACCGCAAgccctggaggaagaggaggaagacatcggaggggaagaagaggaggaagagaaggaggaggaggaggagaaggaaacagatattGCAACCCAGAACCCGTACAACGGCATcccgaaggagaagaaggaagaagaggaggaagatgcaacCACTAccgatgaagaggaaggaggaggaggccaagggaagaagaagaaggggaaggaggggaaattgGGGGCAATGTTCCCTTCTAAATACATGAACCGGGTGATGACGGACACGCGTGACAAGATGCTGTTCCTGAAGAAGTGTCGCGCGGTCAAGACAGTCCTGCTCATCCTAGTGTCCTTCTCCGCAACCTACGTCCCCTTCGTCGTCGGCTCCCTCGTCTACAGCGCCCAGAAGGAGAAGCGCCCATGCCTTCTACACCTCCTGAATACCCTTCTGTACTGCGCTGTCGTGGCTAACTCCCTCGCCAACCCCTTGATCTATGCCTACGGTTATAGTCAGTTCAGGATCAAGGCAAAGAGATTCAAGGGAGTGTTCGCGAGAGAGAAAAAGCGATCATACACCTAGCAGAgtccattgtagtagtagtagtagtagtagtagtagtagtagtagtagtagtagtagtagtagtagtagtagtagtagtagtagtagtagtagtagtagtatggtgtcaaaatgtatacgaaataaGATCAATTGTTAGTTCGTAAGGACAAATTAGTTTataaattatgtgtgtgtgtgtgtgtgtgtgtgtgtgtgtaaataatctTTTAATACAACCACAAAGacatttaattttccttcctgagccacgccagtcctcgtcgacagaccgacttggtcgattagatttcgatcgccgatagagtcggtctgtcggcatcatGGCCTTTGGCAagggcccgtgctccctcgtgcagggagggagcaatcttcaacaacaatagcaacaacaacaacaacagttgaTGAAATAGGAGACGAGATATGGACGCGTTAACAGAGacaacctaactttacctaaccttaccttacgttcACAACAGTAACTTCAAACAGACACTTTCAACAGGGATTTCCATTGACATTGACGTTCTCTTTTTCTCCCGCTTGTCCCCCGCGCCGCGTTTTCTATGGGGTGATTTAGTACTGCTGGTTTGTTGGGTGCACTTACGTATTTTGTGTTGTGTTAAGTAATTCACCCAACGAAGCCTTAGAATACAAGACAATGAGACAAACCATCTCTGTACTCATCGCTatatctctcttatttctcccatttctctctatctcaacgTCTCCACAGGCTTAACAAACTCTCTAGAGCAATTTCCTTGGCCTGAGAGCACGTGTAGATGTCTTGAAATACAGGAGAACGAGGAAAATACAGAAGGATTTTGATCACCACCACCCCCGACCTCGTCACTCAAACTCTGTACTCATCGCTATATTTCCCTTACTTCtcgtatttctctctatctcaacgTCTCCACAGGCTTAACAAACTCTCTAAAGCAATTCCCGGAGCCTGAGAGCACGTGTAAATGCCTTGAAAtccaggaaaatgaggaaaatataggagtttgaccaccaccacccccgaccTCGTCACTCAAACTATCTCTGTACTCATCGCTatatctctcttatttctcccatttctctctatctctacgtCTCCACAGGCTTAACAAACTCTCTAAAGCAATTTCCTTGGCCTGAGAGCACGTGTAGATGTCTTGAAATACAGTAAAACGAGGAAAATACAGAAGGATTTTGACCAACACCCTTCCATGTCACCCCCACACCCGCCCTCCTCACCCAAAACTATCTCTGTACTCATCGCtatatctcccttatttctcgtatttctctctatctcaacgTCTCCACAGGCTTAACAAACTCTCTAGAGCAATTTCCTTGGCCTGAGAGCACGTGTAGATGCCTTGAAAtccaggaaaatgaggaaaatatagaaggatTTTGACCTCCACCACCCCCGACCTCGTCACTCAAACTCTGTACTCATCGCtatatctcccttatttctcgtatttctctctatctctacgtCTCCACAGGCTTAACAAACTCTCTAAAGCAATTCCCGGGGCCTGAGAGCACGTGTAGATGCCTTGAAAtccaggaaaatgaggaaaatatagaaggatTTTGAAACCACCACCCCCGACCTCGTCACTCAAACTCTGTACTCATCGCTATATCTCTCTTATTTCTCGCATTTCTCTCTGTCTCAACGTCTCCACAGGCTTAACAAACTCTCTAAAGCAATTCCCGGGGCCTAAGAGCACGTGTAGATGTCTTGAAATACAGTAAAACGAGGAAAATACAGAAGGATTTTGACCAACACCCTACCATGTCACCCCCACACCCGCCCTCCTCACCCAAAACTATCTCTGTACTCATCGCTATATCTCTCTTATTTCtcgtatttctctctatctctacgtCTCCACAGGCTTAACAAACTCTCTAATGCAATTTCCTTGGCCTGAGAGCACGTGTAGATGCCTTGAAATACAGTAAAACGAGGAAAATACAGAAGGATTTTGACCAACACCCTTCCATGTCA includes:
- the LOC126994021 gene encoding uncharacterized protein LOC126994021 (The sequence of the model RefSeq protein was modified relative to this genomic sequence to represent the inferred CDS: added 546 bases not found in genome assembly), with the translated sequence MYHSTYCDGRMSLGLMIAMLTLGFVTVLVNLGVIIRAIKIVRQGHDKPAFFFIGNLALSDFAVGLYVVIAFLLHITNKSDLWQQKTCMLQIGVAVTACQETIFTIVLISVDKYLYICHGLQYSRMVTRKRVLGALVLSWCLAVLIGSLPALGLHVSWGEACNRCTFAQVISTSFAIIFFVTSVAVPLAVVVALYSILLVLAIRMHKARYGGSYTVRESARSSNFRLSFMSKKSRVSFNTTKTSISSSSSTSSTSKASRRRTRRQEMEAHKVELRRRDGVDGVVTGGVTGGGFKSSPLAKISESAELIDRTENGGESGGDRSSGGGGCGVELSSPPPPLKPGPGHNAVPQGDIHTPENPTPPTKDTTGEDARAPTPSPGPPQALEEEEEDIGGEEEEEEKEEEEEKETDIATQNPYNGIPKEKKEEEEEDATTTDEEEGGGGQGKKKKGKEGKLGAMFPSKYMNRVMTDTRDKMLFLKKCRAVKTVLLILVSFSATYVPFVVGSLVYSAQKEKRPCLLHLLNTLLYCAVVANSLANPLIYAYGYSQFRIKAKRFKGVFAREKKRSYT